The Nerophis ophidion isolate RoL-2023_Sa linkage group LG05, RoL_Noph_v1.0, whole genome shotgun sequence genomic interval CCGTTCACCTCAGCGGCTAACAGAGAATAAATCACGGTACCGTTCTGTCTCCAGTCGGGGTCTCGAGCACTAACGGAACATAAAGTGGatccagctttgttattttcactCACATATGCGCTGTAGGACTGTTCCTCAAACACAGGTGGGTTGTCGTTGATGTCTGCTACAGATAAGTGAAGACTTTTAGAGGAGGACAGAGGAGGAGAGCCCTCGTCAGTGGCACTGATTGTAATGTTGTAATCAGACACTAGTTCACGGTCCAGTTGTCCAGTAGTCACCAGAGAATAATAGTTTTTAATAGAAGGAACTAACTTAAAGGGGACATTTTGTTGAAGAGAACAGTGGACCAGTCCGTTCTTCTCAGAGTCTCTGTCCTGAACATTAATGATGCCCACCTCTGTACCAGGTGACACATTCTCTGGTACTGGATTAGACAATGATTCTAAATTTATTACAGGACTGTTGTCATTTACATCATTGATTGAAATGATAATTTTTGCATACGAGGACAGTCCTAATCCATCTTTGGCTTTCACACGTATTTCGTAAGATTTTTTAAATTCGTAATCAACATGTCCGATTACCCCTATTGCGCCCTTTTTATGATCAATACTGAATATTTTCCTCACATCTTCTGTAACATGACCAAAATCATAACTGACTTCTCCATTCACTCCTTCATCAGCATCAGTAGCACTAACATGAATCACTATTGTGTCAGGAGGAGAGTTTTCAGGCAGACTGGCTTTATAAACAGCTTGGCTGAACACTGGTACATTATCATTAGCATCCAGCACAGTGACGTGTATGACTACTGTACCTGATCTCTGAGGAGAGCCGCCATCTAAAGCTGTGAGAAGCAAATTCATCTCATTTTGTTTTTCACGGTCAAGTTCTTTATCAAGAACTAATTCTATCGTGTTACCGCTGACAGCAAGAATGAAATTATCATTCTTTTTTAGGCTGTATTGTTGAATTGAATTTTGTCCTATGTCTGCATCGTGCCCCTCTTCTATCACAAAACGAGCTCCTTTGATGGCTGACTCACTTATCTCTAAATTaatcaagtcatcattaaacatTGGAGCGTTATCATTAACATCTTGGATGTGTAAATTAATTTTATGTAGCTCTAGAGGATTCTGCAGCACGACCTCATGTTTTAGGACACATGAAGCTTTGTCTCCACAAAGATCCTCTCGGTCAATCCTGTCGGCGACAATCAGCTCTCCGCTTTTCATGTTTAGATCACAATAACGTTTGTTGCTCCCCTCGGCGTCAATGCGGGCTTTTCTTGCAGACAGTGCGCTCGTCTCCAGTCCGAGATCCTTGGCTAAATTCCCAATAACAGATCCTCGTCTCATCTCCTCAGGAAAGGAAAAGCTCACGTCTCCATATGCAGAATGCAACAAAAAAAGGACGAACAAAATGCACACCTGAAACGGTGTGTGCTTTGAATCCATCGTTAAAATATGGGTtaagattatttgaaaaaaaaaaaaaaatccagctttcAGTGAAAATATGTAATTCTTCTTGTACGGAAATGTGGTGTGGTTCTCTTTAGAATCAGACTGCTTCTGCGCAAACGCCCTTCCACACAAAGCCGAGGGAAACACACTTTTTAATACAGTTATATACCGCCCTCTTCAGTCCATTTTAAATATCACACATACCTGCGTGTTAACAAATTAGTATTCTGTAGTTGCAAtgcaagtaaaataaaatatgtagatTTAAATGTATTTCCAGTATTGTCCAATTGAGTTAGGTTACAACTCGAAGTGAatttaaagtgaattatatttatatagcgcttttctctagtgactcaaagcgctttacatagtgaaacccaatatctgtgttacatttaaaccagtgtgggtggcactgggagcaggtgggaaaagagtcttgtccaaggacacaacggcagtgactaggatggcggaagcgggaatcgaacctgcaaccctcaagttgctggcacggccactctaccaaccgagctaaactgcaTATGTCAATAAATCCATGTGGCCACTAATCAATATGTAGCACAAATGCTGTCTGCCTGGTCATGTAATCAACATCAGAGCACATTTAAATGTACGAATCAGATATCCCATAAAATAGgcttaatattttttaaagtgtattccTGGTCCTAACAAGGAACACAAACGCGAACTGTGCTTTGGAAGCCATTGTATACACAATACAACCTTTCCAATGATCACAAAGTACATTTTGTCATTAACCTGGATTTAATTTATGTCTTTACAAAGACACATACTGACCATTTATAAAAACGAAGGCGTAATGCAATAAAAACACTCTAAAATATTGTTGAGCATGCTTGCCCAAAGTGGGGCCCAAGTAGCAGACTTGCAGTTACTCGTGCTAAGCTGGATAACCTAAATGccttccaataaacacacaatgtattctattttagtcaagttatTTCGAAATATAAACATGGTAGGCGATATGCACTAGGatttagcagctacacaacagctaaggtTTATATGTGCAAAATGTTCACTTACTGAGAATACTTTATGGCAGAGATGTTTAATCTGTTGCACTGTTGGCGtccccttagagcaggggtgtccaaagtgtggcccgcagcaTATTGTCGAAATAAAATCAgacaaaaaacagtaaaaatgtaagcatAATAAGCAAATATGGTAGCTAAttttaatactaataattaatacAAAGCAGGCACATTGTTTTGTCTGTAAATGTATCTCAGTTTTagatactttttatttatttattttttttttacaaaataaagtaTCAAAACGGCCCGCGCATGCTTTGACTCTTCAGTGTGAGGCcctttttggaaaaaatttggacacccctgccttagagaatCTCATTAGGTTAGTACCTCCCCTTGGTCCATGAAACACACTTTCTACAGCATTTTTGGCTGCTTTTTCTGCAAACTGTATTCTCTCTGTAAGAAACTGTTTTTTTGCCTGTGTTTTTTTCACTCTTTAatcaatttattttgttttattttttcaaatgtattttgatcatttaaatcaggggtctcaaacatgcgggccATTTTTGGCCCGCAAGATGTTGTTATGCGGCCCTCACTTCGAAattacaatttaatgttggtgcggcccgcgagtttaatgtgAAGGGCGCTTGATACTTGCCAACGTCcctaattttcccgggagacccctgaattttatTCACCATTTCTGTCGGCATCTACCAGATCAtcaatattcagggagtgtcaTAACGGCAATGCCTATGCCGCCCCCTACATTCTGaattgacagcgtgcaagcccagttgtatgatGCAGAACGCAAGTGTGgtattacaaaatatatttgatcaacaccTACACACGTCGCACTACGGGTGGCCGTAGGAAGAACTTtgacactgttgcaaatatgtgccagactgtgaacccacaccaaacaagaatgacaaacacgtttcaggagaacatccacatcgttacacaacataaacataacataacatagggacggcttggcgcagtagtagagtggccgtgcgcaacccgagggtccctggttcaatccccacctagtaccaacctcgtcacgtacgttgtgtcctgagcaagacacttcacccttgctcctgatgggtgctggttagcgccttgcatggcagctccctccatcagtgtgtgaatgtgtgtgtgaatgggtaaatgtggaagtagtgtcaaagcgctttgagcaccttgaaggtagaaaagcgctatacaagtacaacccataagcACACACTAGGACACAATCTCAACATAGGTAATAATCATTGcacaatattgcagtgtaaaacatcATATTTGCCAATATGAAAAAAAAGTATCAAGCTTCATATTACTTGCAGGTAGTATCCAATGCGGAAGTGTATTGAAaaagcatccagtaacaaacgtgtccgcattattCAACGTCCTTTGTCATGAGCTTAATTGACATGATTATTTTTTGGGGATTATATGTGACCACAAACAATTAACACTTTACTCCAACTTAAAGACAGTTTAAGTCAAGTTATGTCTTTCAATAAACATTAGGCTAGTGCTTTTCTTACTTCACATTTTTTACTGACTAATTTCACCTTATCAAACCTATTTTCTATCATTCCacgctacaaaataatacaacgtatgtatgattcctgctgatagccaatcagatcagcaTCCCTAtcatatcggaagtgaaaaagtctGGGGCAACATTATCACTCACACGTTTATGTTTGTAAGGCTAACTAGTTGGTCGAGAAGTTGCCATCCatgtgaagtgaagggaattatatttatatagcgctttttctctagtgactgaaagcgctttacattgcgaaacccaatatctaagttacattcaaaccagtgtgggtggcactgggagcaggtgggtaaagtgtcttgcccaaggacacaacggcagtgactaggttggcagaagcgggaatcgaacctgcaaccctcaagttgctggcacggccactctaaaaaccgagctaaaccgcccccatCATTGTTACTGGTACTAAAAATAGGAATTTAGACCACATTTTCAATTATGCTGTAATCCATTAATATGCGGTTTATACTGTATGTTCTCTGACTTAATATTTTAATTTTGCCAATATCTCCTGAGATAAAGGAGAGAAtgttatttttgcaaattattttcctgataaaaaaaacactaaaattgatcattttcaatggaacaatGCCGATGTAAGGCTAAGTGATTTCCAAATAGCATCCATGTGTGGAAGTACAAACActataaactatcaatcaatcaatcaatcaatcaatgtttacttatatagccctaaatcactagtgtctcaaagggctgcacaaaccactacgacatcctcggtaggcccacataagtgcaacgaaaactcacacccagtgggacgtcggtgacaatgatgactatgagaaccttggagaggaggaaagcaatggatgtcgagcgggtctaacatgatactgtgaaagttcaatccataatggatccaacacagtcgcaagagtccagtccaaagcggatccaacacagcagcgagagtcccgttcacagcggagccagcaggaaaccatcccaagcggaggcggatcagcagtgcagagatgtccccagccgatacacacacgagcagtatatggccacccgaccggaccggaccccctccacaagggagagtgggacataggagaaaaagaaaagaaatggcagatcaactggtcgaaaaagggagtctatttaaaggctagagtatacaaatgagttttaaggtgagacttaaatgcttctactgaggtggcatctcgaactgttgccgggagggcattccagagtactggagcccgaaatgaaaacgctctatagcccgcagactttttttgggctttgggaatcactaataagccggagtcctttgaacgcagatttcttgccgggacatatggtacaatacaatcggcaagataggatggagctagaccgtgtagtattttatacgtaagtagtaaaaccttaaagtcacatcttaagtgcacaggaagccagtgcaggtgagccagtataggtatatatgtatgtatatatgtatataaaggtatatacagtacaggcgtaatgtgatcaaactttcttgttcttgtcaaaagtctagcagccgcattttgtaccaactgtaatcttttaatgctagacatggggagaccccaaaaaaatacgttacagtaatcgagacgagacgtaacaaacgcatggataaggatctcagcgtctttagtggacagaatggagcgaattttagcgatattacggagatgaaagaaggccgttttagtaactttAATTTAAAATCTAAAGTACAATAGTGGTGAAACAACCAAGCCATCAACGTGTGGTGTGTTTGGATACAATCTAAGATGAATCAAGTTGGACTGCAATATGCTCAGTGTATAAAAGAGAGAACTCCATTGAGGTAAACACAACACACGACAATGCCTCATGTGACTTCCTAAAGTTTGAAGCAAAACAACATTACCTTTGTGTGAATATAAATGAAaactaaagctgcaagcagcgttggtcgggcccgcctttggctgctgcccccgcgacccaaacccggataagcggtagaagcatgGATGGTTgctactattattatagggtattgtgtgtagaattttgaggacaaaaaatatttaattccatttcacattgtcattgtctacagttagtcctaagtgtcccaatacttttatcCAGTGGTAGttttaagtgtcccaatacttttgtccagtggtagtagccatcttgagacaacggcagcgcagcagcatcagcgcagtggttctttaaagggtcataaaatcaaaaccggagcagtaatcacaaCTCTTTctataacttttaatcagaagggttcaaactctctcctgtgcgagtttgaatcCGAAACGACAAATGCGttaagaggagataatgtttgaagaaaggtgacgggtatttacaaaacttttgtgttgaaggggtaactgccaacttcctgttgatttttgctgaaatatgtcaattattaaaatgtaggtctgagtgcgacctacatagaggtttttgtttcatgtctctctgacattcctaccggaagttactagcagttttgtctgtgttttcttcctaggagcagtttttcgaAGTAAACAATGGTTAAACAAGTGTTCCCAATGCTACCATGACAGAAAAGTCAAATGTTAAGATAATGATAATTAATCAATGACTGGAAAAACCCATGTAACGTGCCAAACATCTTAAAGTATCTTTCTTTTGCAACAATACTTAAAATAGGAAGTGATTTAATGTCTCAGGGGTTATGCCACGCCCagacaaacacaaatatttaataaacacatacttattggtgtgtttaggcCTCTTGTCAACACACAAATGCATACTTTTGTCCTTACAAACACAGACTTTTGCAAATGCTGGCCTATGTGTAGAGTTACACAATTCTCAGCGTATGCGTGTTCACGGGACGAACGTAGACTAGTACTCCTCTGATGACTTCACGGTTGTCATTTCCAAAGCTCAACAACGCTGCCTTGCTGGcattgaacacaatataaaaggAGTTACTGTCTGTTTGATTGTAAATATGCTGATATTTTCACCCCATATTGATAAAAAAAGACGCATCGAAATGGGTTCCGCGACATTCCTACCAGCTATAATGACACTTGGCTGTTTCAGTTGCTGTTCAACCTCCACCTGATGtgacaactttgacaagcaagaaTTTCCGCTTTGTGTCATAAGAAAGGCGCAACATTATCTCATTCTATTGAGCTTTATGACAGATaatgaagttaaaggcctactgaaagccactactaccgaccacgcagtctgatagtttatatatcaatgatgaaatattaacattgcaacacatgccatttggaccggtttagttcactaaattgcgattttaaatttcgcgcggaaataTGCTAAAAGGTcgcgcggtatgatgacgcgtgcgcgtgacgtcacgcattgtagcggacattttgttccagcaccaatcacagctataagtcgtctctattcatcgcataattcaacagtattatggacatctgtgttgctgaatctttagcaatttgttcaatgaataatggagacatcaaagaagaaagctgtaggtgggaagcggtgtattgcagccgcttttagcaacacaaacgcagccggtgtttgattgtttacatttccgaaagatgacagtgaagctttactatggaacagagcggtcaagggaacatgatcggattggaccacacacacacagtacagtgtattatgcagcaatcattttgaaagatggtgtttggaagagggtcccttgcgaagggcagagatgggcatcgccaccacccgttgactggtgctgaagaaaggtgcaggggccgactttcaggttgtacaggtatgaccatataatctcactaaaacactagtaacacaataagcagataagagattttccagaattatcctggtaaatttgtctattaacatctgaatcgctcccactgtatagtctttttttttttagtccttcactctcactttcctcatccacagatatgtcatcctcgctcaaatgaatggaaaattgtcgctttctcggtccgaatcgctccagttgctggtggccatgattgtaaacaatgttcagatgtgaggagctccacaacccgtgacgtcacgcgcacatcgtctgctactttccggtacaggcaaggcttttttattagcgaccaaaagttgcgaactttatcgtcgatgttctctactaaataatttcagcaaaaatgtggcaatatcgcgaaatgatcaagtatgacacatagaatagacctgctatccccgtttgaatgagaaaatctaatttcagtag includes:
- the LOC133552581 gene encoding protocadherin gamma-A11-like, which produces MDSKHTPFQVCILFVLFLLHSAYGDVSFSFPEEMRRGSVIGNLAKDLGLETSALSARKARIDAEGSNKRYCDLNMKSGELIVADRIDREDLCGDKASCVLKHEVVLQNPLELHKINLHIQDVNDNAPMFNDDLINLEISESAIKGARFVIEEGHDADIGQNSIQQYSLKKNDNFILAVSGNTIELVLDKELDREKQNEMNLLLTALDGGSPQRSGTVVIHVTVLDANDNVPVFSQAVYKASLPENSPPDTIVIHVSATDADEGVNGEVSYDFGHVTEDVRKIFSIDHKKGAIGVIGHVDYEFKKSYEIRVKAKDGLGLSSYAKIIISINDVNDNSPVINLESLSNPVPENVSPGTEVGIINVQDRDSEKNGLVHCSLQQNVPFKLVPSIKNYYSLVTTGQLDRELVSDYNITISATDEGSPPLSSSKSLHLSVADINDNPPVFEEQSYSAYVSENNKAGSTLCSVSARDPDWRQNGTVIYSLLAAEVNGAPVSSYVSVNGDTGVIHAVRSFDYEHLRSFKVHVMARDNGSPPLSSNVSVSVFISDVNDNSPQILYPSPEGNSFMTELVPKAAHGGSVVSKVIAVDADSGQNAWLSYHIVKSTHPGLFTIGLHSGEIRTQRDISESDSMKQNLIVAVKDNGQPPLSATCSMYLLISDNLAEVPELKDISYEEKNSKLTSYLIIALVSVSTFFLTFIIIVLGVRFCRRRKPRLLFDGAVAIPSAYLPPNYADVDGTGTLRSTYNYDAYLTTGSRTSDFKFVSSYNDNTLPADQTLRKSPSDFDEMFGDTQGSPEV